The DNA window TACATGATCTatggaaatgcaaaacaaatattAGCAACCCCTCAAACATAAGTGTCATTGTTGTGTCCACATCTGTTAACATTGAGGAATACTCACAATGAGTGTCCAGTGTCCTTCATGACAGACTGCTCCTGCAGCCACATCACGATCAAGGGCCAACTACAACAGAAATCAAATAAgatatacaatatatatctAACTGAGAAAAACTCACTGGATTGCAAaggcataaaaatgaatcctACTCACCTGTTTCAAGCCTGTCTGTTTGCCCTGCCACACTGCTGTCATTCCATAGCTGTCTATAATGACAGCACCACTCTTCCTCCCAACCATTGTTAGGTATGCATTAATGATCTATGAAAACAACAATGTGATTAATCTGTCAAGACGCACATCAGTCAAATAATTTTTCTTTAAGGTAGGCTACCTGACTTTCCATCTCCTTTCCCGGGGCCAGGTACAAGAGGTCCTCCATATATAATTTATATGGCCCCAGCCTTGACCAGAGTGTGGTTCTTCGCCTTCCTGCCCATATGTCTCTcattactgtaaaataaaaataaaaaaacattgttatgGCAGTTATTCATGAATTGCATAATTTGGGGTGTACTCTATCAGTGTACTTACAAATATCTGCACTGAGTGGAGGTCCTTGGGCTTCGCAGCTCATGGTTTGCCTTGCTGGGGGTATGACTGATGTGGTGGGTGGGTCAATGCGGGGACCAGCCAGAGGAGTAGGATCAGACaattttttgattttggcagGGGTCCTCTCCTCTGGCTGGAAGTAATGAGTCAAGTGGTCAATGTTTACTCTTGATTGTTTCCCCCTCTCTGACACCATGTGAGCAGTCTTCTCCTCCAGCTTTGATATTTTGAAAGGTCCCACCAAACTGGCCTCCAGTTTGTCCCCTTTTCTCATGGCCTGCCacgcatttttttttcagaacaaGGTCCCCCACTTTAAAATTGTCTGCTTGACCTCTGTCCTCCTTCCTCTTGCGGACCTTTTGCTGTTTGGCCTCAATATTGGCTTTTACCTCTTTGTAGATTGTGGCCTGATCTCGTAGTCCCTTGCAGATCTCCTCTGTCTTTATGAGGTTGCAGACCTTCTCTTCGGTCACCTGCCAGGAAGAAATCAGTGACATTGCAGGGGACACAGATGAGCCAAATTCAAACTCCAAACAGATGAGAACAATTGGCAGTCTTACGTCATACTCATTTGGGACCTCTGAGGGATACCTGGCCTCCCTCCCAAACATCAGGTAGTACGGGCTGTATTGTGTAGTCAGCTGCTTCTTGATCCTCAAGGCAAACATAGTTGGCTGGAGATACTGGTCCCAACGGTTGGGGTGCTTAGCCACCAGTTTGTTTAGGGACCTTAAAATGCAGAATTCAGGTACACGCATGAGGAGGCAAAAGATAATTTGGGTTGTCGTGTATGATAATGCAACCCTTTTCCAGAGAGTGCCATTAATGATTACCTGTTCAGACTGAAACAGGACATAAGTGTGTTAGGCTATTAAGGGCTCAAGTTCAAGTAACTATACCTCTGTGTCGTGCCATTCAGCTTTTCCACAAGGCCATTGGTCTGTGGATGGTAAGGGGAGCACAGGCTCCTCTTAATGCCCAGCCTCTCACACAAACCATAGTTGACCTTGAAATGACCATTCAAATGAACATGAGCTGAGCCAGCACAGCAAAAGTTACATGTTGGTGATCCATATTGCATAATCACTATACCTTGTTGCGAAATTCTGAGCCTTGGTCTGTTAGCAGCCTTTTGGGTGCACcaaatttgtaaaagaaatcaagaatACAATTTGTCACCTTGTCTGCTGTTTTGCTTTTTAGTGGGTATGCCTCTGCCCATTTGGTGAAATAATCAACCATGACACATATGTACTGGTTGCCACCATCTGTTACATTGAGTTTACCCACCAAGTCCATTCCAACCAGCTCGAGAGGCTTGGTTACCTGGGGAGGAAGAAACAATCATGAGTACTGCAGTATCACTACTGATGTGATTGAAAGATTTGACTGCATGTCATATGTAATTTACCTCTACTGGATTGTACTCCCGCTTTTCCTTGATGGTAGCCCTCCTGGCCTGGCACTGGGGACACTAAGCAATCTAAACAGACAAAGATTGTAACATTGagataaatttttttttttaaataactgttaATGATTTAGACTGACATGGTTGGCCtttgcacatacacatacagtatcacAATATAAGGCGTACACACATAACTACCTTACACTCCTCTGTTCTACTTTTGAACCTGAATGTGTATTCCACTTCAATTTTATGACAATACCAACTCACCCACTTGCGAATGTCATCCTCCATGCCAGGCCAATAATAGCGGGCAATGATGGCACTGTGGGTTTTTTCCCCACAGTGCCCACCCAAGTCGCTGGTGAAACTCCACGAAGAGGTTGCTAGCTTCCTCAGCCGTGGAGACCACTTTGGCAAGGTGCTCGGCCTTGTTCTGCTTTCGCCGACAGATGTAGTAGAGGTCTCCATCTGGTGTTTAAATGTCATCATATTAGATTACTTGGAGTTTTATCATAGCAGATAATTATTGTGTTCTTAAGTCCATGTGACATGCATCCTTACCCTTTATCCTGAAGGTGTAAGCtctcctcctgatgacaaatcTGTCTCGGCTGGTTGACCCCTCAGGATACCGATTGTGGAGTTTCAACTCCAGCACctctttcattatttttgtatCCATGTTTCTGTCCCTATATTTCCTGCTCCTCCCTACCTACTCCTCGCGCCTCCTACCTACCCTTGTTACTCCTACCCTCACTACTCCTACCTACCGTCACTACTCCTACCCtcacagacacaacacactagcacacaacacacacaaacctacAATTCCACTCTCTTTAGATCACAAATAAGCACACTTCACTGTCACAATCACCACTCAATCACCACTCACAATCACCACTTACAATCACTACTCACTCTTTCTTGCACTctgtatttttctctctttctgctcaCTGTTCAAACTCCTCACGAACAAACCCACAAAGTTGTGACCTGTTAACCACCCTTATAAAGACTACCCCCTGAtgatttgagttatctacaccTGAGTACAGTTACCTACACCTGTGTGTGATTATCCCATTgacttttgttatttatttactttttaatttcattcttGTTGCATATTGGGTTATCATGTCTGCACTGAATAGTGTAGACTATCGTTGTGATGACTGAGTGAATTGTCTGCGGCCGTTATTATACAGCATGATTGTTGGTATGTAGCCTACACATGTTACATCACCAGTTAATCTGAGTGGATCACAATTTGCCACAGCTCATGGCAATCGCCACACTGCGCTCGAGTTGGATGTAAATAACTCAAGACTTTCATTTCCAGACTGCACATCGACTTGACATCAGATGATACAAACTACAGGACTGACAACTGAACATTTTCTACAGGATTCATTGACATTTGTGGTGATCTGTATCTTAGTTTTGCTGTGTTCATGAATTGGGACTGACAACGTAAGTGACTGTGTTAATGCCTGCTGTTCACAATACCGCAAACAGCGTTTGCAGAGTTTTCCTGTTGATGGAACTACGTGTGCGCCATATCATTATTTATCTGATGTCAAGTATTTCTGAGGACTGATGATGCTTTTATACAGCCTGGgagtgacacacagacagagactggAGTGTTAAATGCCATACTCAAGTGTTCGCACATACAGAGTGGTAATGTGTGACGCGCTCAGATAAACTTATGATACACACAGGTAGGTGGACAGACATGATTAGGGACATAACATAACGTTGGTATTGCTGGCAGTTTATCATGTGGCTACGATGTGTGACGCCTCACTTTGCTGGTATTTTAGATGCATTTAGATTTTATTATTGTGAAGCGTTCATAGACGTGTATGCAACAAGACAACTGCGGATCGTGCTAGCTTGGCTTCAAATTCTCCGTGGATGTAACTTTGGGATGTCCAGCAAACCATTTCTATCGTGGTGTTTGAAAGGGCACCGTCACATAGCGGAATAAGTAAAAGAATGACTGGCTGTGAACATAAATGAATGCGATCGACAGGTTAGGAGTTCAGTGTTTATTTCCTCGTTATTCCACTGTGGGTTTCTCAAAGGCCACACCCACAACACATCTGTCTCACCAGTTAATTCACACACCAGTTAATCCGGCACACCGGCTGCttatgctatgtactgggacactgctaacactgctgccagGGATCcggctgaggaggagctggctgctaatgttatgtaccgggacactgctaatgctgcttgccgtgctgctgtagctcagtcgtaactgtaactgatgctgagactctactgactgtgtgactggtagacggcggtgggtggcgcaacaggccaaaacacaaattcaaaatataaacatgATTTTGCGGGccgtaatatttttttttaaatgcgaatattctggctgtactattgttgtcggtgagatcagtatgttatattagcattattccttagtctctgtgacatattaggaggattttatgactatctgctttagatttcttacatatagctcctttaaagcaGATTGCCAGCCATTGTCTTGTTTTCCCCTGGCACAGGATAAACTAAATGTTTTTGTGCCACAAGGCTCTTGCTGAGCATAGAATTAGTTTAGTTATTACTGAGACCTTCTTGTACTTCTTAAAGTGGCTGCAACACATTGCAATTTTGGACAGTCCAAGATGAAAGCTGACGTTTGTGAGAGATATGGTGAAATTTTTGGTCATCAATCAAAAGCAGTAGTGCTTGATCACACTGTAAGACACGTCCATCAACTAGTGATTTAGATTGATCGCGGCAGGCCCACATCATGAAATGATGCAGcacccttttttgttttgcaggtcactgtgctgtgcagtgtacttctgggaaGGTTTTGGTCCCTGTTTTTGCTGTGGAGTCAGCGCTCTTGACTTTCATGCTACTTCTTAGTACAGAGAGCTGCAGATGTGATGCAGtggcacagagagggagaaacgtTTCATCGCAAGACTCCaaaataacattatcttctgtcTTTTGCTTGGAATTGGTAAATTTACAGCTCAGATACTTAATATGACACAGtctttggcttttgttttgtcACATAGTATTGGCAAAATATGTTGTTGCACATTGTGATTCCATCATTAATAgcgttagcttgtttactatgtTAAATGAATgccgctgtcacactgaacgtccTGCTGAGCCCCATTCAATATTtatatggagaaaaaaaagaatcaatgAATATTCGTATtcaacagccaaatctgattcaagTGACATGAGACTGATAAAAAGGCTAATGCATTTTGAGACAGGCCAGGGTTACGTTTAGGGTTGGCCTCATCACTCTAGGGTGGTAATGACATTGGGTTGGGCAGTCCAccattttggtccagactgaaaaagCTGCCATGAATTTCAGCGTAGACAGCCACAGCTCCCTCATGATAAATTATAGCGCACAAGCCAAAATTTAGGAGCAAACGCCCTCAAAAGTagtgacattcccatcagcctcagctgtggtGCTATAAAAGATAAATGATAGCAAGCTAACAAAACTAAGATGGTTAACATCATAAACACAACACCTGCTAAAAATCTTCAGATCAGTACTGACATGGAATACTAATATTCTTTAGGCTGAGGCGGATACTAGCCTTGTTCCGGTTCCCACGTTAAAAAGCCTACGGTAATTTTCCaatggattactgcagaaaataagctctgtgtcaaacaaaagtttatgatacttgcatgttttgttttgttttatgatttttgaagcataaatgcaacTGCCAGAAGTAAAAACCTATTGTTGGGCTATAAAAGTACTACACCATGGTCACAAGACTCCAACGTCGCCTCCACAACAAGGCTGTCAAGTCGCGTTCGGCGTGATGATGCTCATAAGTCTCATTTagtcacttgttagcaactgcttTTTTTGAAGATATACAAAAGCTTCAACATTAATGAGTGGAGTATTAACTGATGTATTTTAAGtggtagaacaaaacatgaaagtctcttaagcttgtgttaaccacaacTGACCAAACaatcaaaccaaacaaacaactgaCTTCAAGACAAGGGAATCAGGAGTGCAAAACTCCTAACTAActaatttctgggttttaggactcatgtCTGGGTTTCTGTATCATgaccatgttagcatgctcattTTAGCATCTAGCTCAAAGAACAGCTGGGCCTAAGCACAGCCTTCTCAGAGCCACTACTAGGGCTGTAGTATCTTAAGAGCACCATATACAAGTGGTAATTCTCTAGGCACTCATAACAAAATTGACTCTAAGTCAGTAAGTCCTAAAACCCGGACATGAAttagcattttaccactcaTGGTTCCCTTGTCTTGAAATCAATAGTTTTTTTAAGGGGTTTTTGGTTACCTGAAATatggtctgtggttaacacaagctttagagacttttacatttttttctccaacataaaatacatcagcaaAATACCCTGCTCGAGAACCTTGAAGTTTCTATGTATCTTAAAAAAGGctgttgctaacaagtggctaaatgaggcTACAGAACATCATCGTGCTGAGCTGTGTTGAATATGGCTCAACAGTCTTGTTAAGGTGGTGACGTTTAGTCTCTATGTACAGACTCTGCattctgtaggcaaaccccggagatcttgcctctggaagaagagcggaagagccctggtttctggttgtaggctgtttgtagtctgcgtgatattgaccaatcacatttgagccggctgcagttgttgtaatgtaatgtataattagccggtgaatactgggaaaataactcccgacaggggaatagaaccccTACGCGCTGCTTATTACATGGCtaatataaatattataaattaTTTGAGACAGAATCTGCGCTACAATAGCTACAGGGAatcaagagaaaatgaaaatccTGAAATATCATGAAAATACTCTGTCTTTGTATCTTGTAAATGATTATTTTGAAGCGGTAATGGCTACGTTAGCCCGATAAAAAAGTAACTGTTGTCAGGGCAGCGTCCCTAGCAACGGTTGGCTACATAGCAatggtcattacacagtaatatcagacctctgaatgctgtgactgaccaatcagaatacagcatttaatagagcggTGTAAAAATTGAATATATGCTACACAACATCGAGCATCCTATCATGAATATGTCCTTCTGTCACATAGTGTATGTCCTTGCTGTCGGCTTCTTGAAGCTATATTGCCTGACACCCAGAAATTAAACACTCTCGCACCCTACTCAACAGAAATGGTGTTGCCATGTTGCTTTTTGTCAAGCTTGTCCAACCTGGCAACAGTAACTGATGGAGGTGGGACTTTGGATcagtcagtaaaacaaaaatagcaaaaatagATTAGAATGTATTAGACCCATTTCATACATGTAACATGTAATTGAATAGATGTGATGTAATACActagagattaaaaaaaaatacatcatacATGTCCACATTTTCAGCTGGAAGATGATCAGTAAGTATTAATATTCATCACTGGATCGACCGACTCGTTCAAGGCTAGTAACTCTCCTTTTGGCACAGCATTCAGGAAGAAACACTATGAAGGTCAGACTCTCATCTAAAGGCAGTGTTTGAGGTGACAAGAGATGTGCACAAATAAAGGCTCATGATGCCTTCAAGGACACCCACACAGGGTCCCACAGGATTTCCAACCAATACTGTCTGCTCCAACAAATGCACCATCCCACTCCAACCCATTCACTAAGATTCTGATCACTACCTACCAGCAGCTGGattttttaatgtaacacaatgccattacatttacatttatctaTTCATATCTATTCGACGCCTTTGTCCAAAGCAACATACAAATAAGGTACAATCCAGACCAGAGCAGATCAAGAGTGTTGCCAGAATGGTGTTACAGTAGTCAAGGCAAGCGATGACCAGAACCTGACAAGGAGTGGCATGGCATATTCAGCCAGATGAGACCTAATCTTTCTGATGTCATATGATGCAAAGCGGCATGACCGAGTGACAGAACAGTCTCGGTGAAGGTTAGTTGGTCATCAATCACAATGCCCAGAATGCCCACAATGCAAACTTTGTTGGAGAGAACAAGGCAGAGCTGAGCTGGATACAAATGTGCTGAACAGATATGGAGTACAGGTGGCAATTACAGCCACTCGATGTTTAATAATCTATAATTCAAATATCCATTCCacctatccatccatccctttTCCACCACTTTTTCAGCGGGCTGTGTGGGCTAAATATGTcaataaacaaactgaaaataagcctaattaaatcatttaaaagtaaaaaccaCAGCATCAGCCTGAGGCAGTGGAAACTAAACGTGGAGAAATAATATTCTGGATCATGACCCTTTCCCTCTGATAGTTAATAGTGTTTTCCATAGCAACAAATACAAACCAAATGCTGAATCATCAGCCTTCAGGGCAGTAGTGATAGCATTATTGTTCACAGATAAGATCTGGATTACATTTGGcaatgtcatttaaaataaaaattaaataaatatgcaaTGGAATATGCAACCTACTACCCCTGCAGTGCTGTTTATAAGGTCTTCATCTACAACCTCTAGAGGAATATTTCCTGAACAGGTTGGGAAAAGTCA is part of the Epinephelus fuscoguttatus linkage group LG11, E.fuscoguttatus.final_Chr_v1 genome and encodes:
- the LOC125897414 gene encoding uncharacterized protein LOC125897414, with amino-acid sequence MRKGDKLEASLVGPFKISKLEEKTAHMVSERGKQSRVNIDHLTHYFQPEERTPAKIKKLSDPTPLAGPRIDPPTTSVIPPARQTMSCEAQGPPLSADILMRDIWAGRRRTTLWSRLGPYKLYMEDLLYLAPGKEMESQIINAYLTMVGRKSGAVIIDSYGMTAVWQGKQTGLKQLALDRDVAAGAVCHEGHWTLIIMYLKEMRSLYLDPCGATQQQIERCKHVTRALVRQKCPAIGRWTCSTVAHPKQQDTSCGVFVCKVMTQ